In the Palaeococcus pacificus DY20341 genome, one interval contains:
- the pdxS gene encoding pyridoxal 5'-phosphate synthase lyase subunit PdxS, protein MKLKVIEQKGTERLKRGFAKMVKGGVIMDVTNAEQAQIAEEAGAVAVMALEKVPADIRKAGGVARMADPKKIEEIMDAVTIPVMAKIRIGHYAEALALEALGVDMIDESEVLTPADPYFHVDKRKFKVPFVCGARNLGEAVRRIWEGSAMIRTKGEAGTGNIIEAVRHVRLVDDNIKLLKRLGDEQIYGIAKKFAEPYLRLAKEIREISGLDPRILENEPIYEEYTYQDIVNGLYKILLEIKDLGRLPVVNFAAGGVATPADAALMMQMGMDGVFVGSGIFKSSNPAMMAKAIVEAVNHYDEPDVVAEISKDLGEPMHGLELEKLEVRLEERGV, encoded by the coding sequence ATGAAGCTGAAGGTTATCGAACAAAAGGGAACTGAAAGACTGAAGAGAGGATTTGCCAAGATGGTTAAGGGCGGCGTTATAATGGACGTTACAAACGCTGAGCAGGCTCAAATAGCCGAAGAAGCTGGAGCTGTTGCAGTCATGGCTTTGGAAAAGGTGCCCGCCGATATAAGAAAAGCGGGCGGTGTTGCAAGAATGGCCGATCCCAAAAAGATTGAAGAGATTATGGATGCCGTTACTATTCCCGTGATGGCAAAGATTAGGATAGGTCACTATGCCGAAGCTCTTGCTTTGGAGGCTTTGGGCGTTGATATGATAGACGAGAGCGAGGTTCTAACACCAGCCGATCCGTACTTCCATGTAGATAAGCGCAAATTCAAAGTGCCATTTGTTTGCGGCGCAAGAAACCTTGGAGAGGCAGTTAGGAGAATTTGGGAAGGCTCCGCAATGATTAGAACCAAGGGTGAAGCGGGAACTGGGAACATTATTGAAGCGGTTAGGCATGTTCGCCTCGTTGATGACAATATAAAGCTCCTCAAGCGCTTAGGGGATGAGCAGATTTATGGAATAGCTAAGAAGTTTGCTGAGCCATACTTGAGGCTCGCCAAGGAGATTAGGGAAATAAGCGGTCTCGATCCAAGAATATTGGAGAACGAGCCAATTTACGAAGAATACACTTACCAGGATATAGTAAATGGCCTGTATAAGATTCTCCTCGAGATTAAGGACTTAGGAAGACTTCCGGTGGTCAATTTCGCCGCTGGAGGTGTTGCAACACCTGCTGATGCTGCTTTAATGATGCAAATGGGAATGGACGGAGTATTCGTTGGTAGTGGGATATTCAAGAGCTCAAACCCAGCAATGATGGCGAAGGCAATAGTTGAGGCTGTAAACCACTACGATGAGCCCGATGTAGTGGCGGAAATAAGCAAGGACTTAGGTGAGCCAATGCATGGACTTGAGCTCGAGAAGCTCGAGGTTCGCTTAGAGGAGAGGGGAGTATGA
- the guaA gene encoding glutamine-hydrolyzing GMP synthase: protein MWESFIDEKVNEVREKVGDGKAIIALSGGVDSSTCAILAHKAIGDKLYAVFVNTGFLRKGEPEFVIKTFRDEFGLNLIYIDAQERFFEALKGVTDPEEKRKIIGKVFIDVFEEVANEINADFLIQGTIAPDWIESQGKIKSHHNVGGLPERLNLELIEPLRDLYKDEVREVAKELGLPERIYNRMPFPGPGLAVRVLGEVTPEKVAIVREANAIVEEEIEKAKLKPWQAFAVLLGVKTVGVQGDIRAYKETIAVRVVESLDGMTANAMNVPFDVLQRIAFRITSEVPQVGRVLYDITNKPPATIEFE from the coding sequence ATGTGGGAGAGCTTCATAGATGAAAAGGTAAATGAAGTTAGGGAAAAGGTTGGGGATGGAAAAGCTATTATAGCACTCTCAGGAGGAGTTGACAGCTCAACATGTGCAATTTTAGCGCACAAAGCTATCGGTGATAAGCTCTATGCCGTCTTCGTTAATACTGGCTTCTTGAGGAAGGGAGAGCCAGAGTTCGTCATAAAGACATTTAGGGACGAGTTTGGCTTAAACCTCATCTACATCGACGCTCAGGAGCGCTTCTTTGAAGCGTTGAAGGGAGTGACAGATCCAGAGGAGAAACGCAAGATAATCGGGAAAGTTTTCATAGACGTCTTTGAAGAGGTTGCCAATGAAATAAATGCTGACTTCTTAATTCAAGGCACCATAGCTCCGGATTGGATTGAAAGCCAAGGAAAGATAAAGAGCCACCACAATGTCGGTGGTTTGCCTGAGAGGCTCAACTTAGAGCTAATCGAGCCGCTGAGGGATTTATACAAAGATGAGGTTAGGGAAGTCGCTAAAGAGCTTGGTCTTCCAGAGAGGATATACAATAGAATGCCATTCCCTGGGCCGGGCTTAGCCGTCCGCGTGTTGGGTGAAGTCACGCCCGAGAAGGTTGCAATCGTTAGAGAGGCCAACGCAATAGTGGAGGAAGAAATTGAGAAGGCTAAGCTAAAGCCGTGGCAGGCCTTTGCCGTCCTCTTGGGAGTTAAGACCGTTGGCGTGCAGGGAGACATAAGGGCTTACAAAGAAACAATAGCCGTCCGTGTAGTGGAGAGCCTCGATGGAATGACAGCCAACGCTATGAATGTGCCTTTTGATGTTCTCCAAAGGATAGCCTTTAGGATAACGAGCGAGGTTCCTCAAGTGGGGAGAGTGCTCTACGACATAACAAACAAGCCTCCAGCGACGATTGAGTTTGAGTGA
- a CDS encoding GMP synthase subunit A, translating into MIIIMDNHGQYVHRIWRTLRYLGVEAKIVPNTIPLEEIKAMEPKGIIFSGGPDIERTGNCGAILERYDEFNVPILGICLGHQLIAKHFGGKVGRGEKAEYSLVEVEILDEDDIFKGLPKRLKVWESHMDEVKALPEDFELLARSDFCPIEAMKHKELPIYGVQFHPEVAHTERGSEIYKNFARLCGELE; encoded by the coding sequence ATGATAATCATAATGGACAACCACGGGCAATATGTGCACAGGATTTGGCGCACTTTGAGGTATTTGGGAGTTGAGGCAAAGATAGTTCCAAACACTATCCCCTTAGAGGAAATTAAAGCCATGGAGCCAAAGGGCATAATCTTCTCAGGTGGGCCAGATATTGAGAGAACTGGAAACTGCGGCGCAATTTTAGAGCGCTATGATGAGTTCAACGTGCCTATTTTGGGCATCTGCCTCGGTCACCAGCTCATAGCTAAGCACTTTGGGGGCAAGGTTGGGCGTGGTGAGAAGGCGGAGTACAGCCTCGTTGAGGTGGAAATCTTAGACGAAGATGACATATTTAAGGGCCTTCCAAAGCGTCTCAAAGTCTGGGAGAGTCACATGGATGAGGTTAAAGCGCTCCCCGAGGACTTTGAGCTTTTAGCTAGGAGTGATTTCTGCCCCATTGAAGCTATGAAACATAAGGAATTGCCAATTTATGGGGTGCAATTCCATCCGGAAGTTGCACACACCGAAAGGGGAAGCGAGATCTATAAAAACTTTGCAAGGCTCTGCGGCGAGCTTGAGTAA
- a CDS encoding formate--phosphoribosylaminoimidazolecarboxamide ligase, whose translation MEWKIGTYASHSALQILKGAKDEGFQTVIFGKERVKPLYTKYFPVADEFLVGEYPERELLEKKVIIVPHGSFVAHLGVERVESMKVPYYGNKAVLRWESDRSLERKWLQKANLKVPQVYEDPDDIDKPVIVKFHGAKGGKGYFLAKDSRDFWRKAQKVGINSKDDLKGVQIQEYILGVPVYPHYFYSKLNGELELMSIDRRYETNVDGIGRISAKDQLELDFENSYVVVGNIPIVLRESLLMEVIEMGERTVKAAEEIMGGLWGPFCLETILTDEMEFIVFEISARIVAGTNPFVNGSPYTWLRYDFPMSTGRRIAREIKQAIEEDRLDDILT comes from the coding sequence ATGGAGTGGAAAATAGGCACTTATGCTTCTCACTCTGCCCTTCAGATTCTCAAAGGAGCTAAGGATGAAGGCTTTCAGACTGTGATCTTTGGAAAGGAGAGAGTTAAGCCGCTCTACACAAAATACTTTCCAGTTGCCGATGAGTTTTTAGTTGGTGAATATCCTGAGAGAGAGCTTTTAGAAAAGAAAGTCATAATAGTCCCACATGGCTCATTTGTAGCCCATTTGGGTGTTGAAAGGGTTGAATCCATGAAAGTCCCGTACTACGGTAACAAAGCTGTCCTTAGGTGGGAGAGCGATAGGAGTTTAGAGAGAAAATGGCTCCAAAAGGCCAATCTTAAGGTTCCACAAGTTTATGAAGACCCAGACGACATAGATAAGCCCGTCATCGTGAAGTTTCACGGTGCTAAAGGTGGTAAGGGCTACTTCTTGGCCAAAGATTCGAGAGACTTTTGGAGGAAGGCTCAAAAGGTGGGCATTAATAGTAAGGATGACCTTAAAGGTGTGCAGATTCAGGAGTATATTCTTGGAGTTCCGGTCTATCCGCACTACTTCTATTCAAAGCTTAATGGCGAGCTTGAGCTGATGAGTATTGATAGGCGATATGAGACCAATGTAGATGGCATCGGGAGAATCTCAGCTAAAGACCAGCTCGAGCTTGACTTTGAAAACTCGTACGTTGTAGTTGGCAACATTCCCATAGTCCTGAGAGAGAGCCTTCTTATGGAAGTTATAGAGATGGGAGAGAGGACTGTTAAAGCAGCTGAAGAGATTATGGGCGGCCTTTGGGGTCCATTTTGCTTGGAAACCATACTCACAGACGAAATGGAGTTTATCGTCTTTGAGATTTCCGCTAGAATAGTCGCGGGGACGAATCCATTCGTTAACGGTTCGCCATACACTTGGCTCCGCTATGATTTCCCCATGAGCACGGGGCGGAGAATTGCGAGGGAAATAAAGCAGGCTATAGAAGAAGATAGGTTAGATGATATTTTGACATAA
- the pdxT gene encoding pyridoxal 5'-phosphate synthase glutaminase subunit PdxT — MKVGVIGVQGAVSEHIEAAKKAMEKLGVSGKVFWLKKPEQLESIDAIIIPGGESTTISRLMVKNGLLDKVRELGESGLPIIGTCAGLIMLAKEVDGAIEEQRFLELLDIKVNRNAYGRQVDSFEAPLRLTFDEEPFLGVFIRAPRIVEVFGKAKPLAYCRNEVVGVEQDGLIGLTFHPELTDDTRLHEYFLRKAL, encoded by the coding sequence ATGAAGGTCGGCGTTATTGGGGTTCAAGGAGCTGTAAGTGAGCACATTGAAGCCGCTAAGAAAGCGATGGAAAAGCTCGGCGTTAGCGGGAAGGTCTTTTGGCTTAAAAAGCCAGAGCAGCTTGAGAGCATTGACGCAATAATAATTCCTGGTGGAGAGAGCACAACAATTTCAAGGCTCATGGTGAAGAACGGCCTCCTTGATAAAGTCAGGGAGCTTGGCGAAAGTGGGCTTCCAATAATAGGGACATGTGCAGGGTTGATAATGCTTGCCAAGGAAGTTGATGGGGCCATTGAGGAACAGAGATTCCTTGAGCTTTTGGACATTAAGGTTAACAGGAACGCCTACGGTCGTCAGGTGGACTCCTTCGAGGCTCCACTAAGACTAACCTTCGATGAAGAGCCATTTTTGGGCGTTTTCATAAGGGCCCCGCGCATCGTTGAAGTCTTTGGAAAGGCAAAACCTTTGGCTTATTGCAGGAATGAGGTCGTTGGAGTCGAGCAGGACGGCTTAATTGGCTTAACTTTTCACCCTGAGCTTACAGACGACACGAGGCTGCACGAATACTTCCTGAGAAAAGCCCTCTGA